Proteins encoded within one genomic window of Ammonifex degensii KC4:
- the nadA gene encoding quinolinate synthase NadA, which translates to MADEVKELQEAILRLKQEKEAIILAHYYQRPEIQDIADFVGDSLELSRQAAETPAKVLVFCGVHFMAETAAILSPDKVVLLPDINAGCPMADMATPEAVRAKREALGDCLVVCYVNTSAAVKAESDVACTSANAVEVVGKLPREKTILFIPDRNLGLYVKRFYPDREIVLWEGYCWVHEHVTPVHVWKAKEAHPEAKVLVHPECRPEVINLADAVASTSGMLRYARESEAREFIVVTEEGLLHQLRRACPDKQFYLASPCLECPDMKKITLAKVYESLVRLEPRVEVPRSIRERAYLTVERMLGLKG; encoded by the coding sequence TTGGCCGATGAGGTAAAGGAGCTGCAAGAGGCGATCCTGAGGCTCAAGCAGGAGAAAGAGGCTATCATCCTGGCCCACTACTACCAGCGGCCGGAGATCCAGGACATAGCCGACTTCGTAGGCGACTCTTTGGAGCTTTCCCGCCAAGCGGCCGAGACTCCCGCTAAAGTTCTGGTCTTCTGTGGCGTTCACTTCATGGCGGAAACGGCGGCCATCCTCTCCCCGGACAAAGTAGTTCTTTTACCCGATATCAATGCTGGTTGCCCCATGGCCGACATGGCCACGCCGGAGGCAGTAAGGGCTAAGAGGGAGGCCCTGGGCGACTGTCTGGTGGTCTGTTACGTCAACACCAGCGCGGCGGTGAAGGCAGAAAGCGACGTGGCCTGTACTTCGGCCAACGCGGTAGAAGTGGTGGGAAAGCTTCCCCGGGAGAAGACCATTCTCTTCATACCCGATCGCAACCTGGGGCTTTATGTGAAGCGCTTTTATCCGGATCGGGAAATAGTCCTTTGGGAAGGATATTGCTGGGTGCACGAGCATGTGACGCCGGTGCACGTCTGGAAGGCGAAGGAAGCCCATCCGGAAGCCAAGGTTCTGGTTCATCCTGAGTGCCGCCCCGAGGTGATAAACTTGGCCGACGCTGTGGCCAGTACCTCGGGCATGCTGCGCTACGCCCGGGAGTCCGAGGCCCGGGAGTTCATCGTGGTGACGGAGGAAGGGCTTTTACACCAACTCCGCCGGGCCTGCCCGGACAAGCAGTTCTACCTGGCCTCCCCCTGTCTGGAGTGCCCCGACATGAAAAAGATCACGCTGGCCAAGGTTTACGAGTCCCTGGTGAGGCTTGAACCCCGGGTGGAGGTGCCGCGTTCGATAAGGGAACGAGCTTACCTCACTGTGGAAAGGATGCTGGGCCTTAAAGGATAG
- the panD gene encoding aspartate 1-decarboxylase: MQLVLLRSKIHGATVTETNLNYQGSLTLDEALMRAAGIFPYEQVQVVNLNNGVRLETYVIPGPEGSGVVCLNGAAARLAVPGDKVIIMAYAWVTEEEAGKMKPRVVLVDERNRVVA, translated from the coding sequence ATGCAACTGGTACTCTTGCGTAGCAAGATCCACGGAGCCACGGTGACGGAGACCAACCTCAACTATCAGGGGAGCCTAACTCTGGACGAGGCCCTCATGCGGGCCGCAGGCATATTCCCTTACGAGCAGGTGCAGGTGGTTAACCTCAACAACGGGGTGCGGCTGGAGACTTATGTCATACCCGGTCCGGAGGGCTCAGGGGTGGTCTGCCTCAACGGCGCGGCAGCCCGCCTGGCGGTTCCCGGCGACAAGGTAATCATCATGGCCTACGCCTGGGTGACCGAGGAGGAAGCCGGAAAGATGAAGCCGCGCGTGGTCCTGGTAGACGAGCGCAACCGGGTGGTTGCTTGA
- the panC gene encoding pantoate--beta-alanine ligase: MKVVKRLSDLRSWVAATKARGEKIGFVPTMGFLHEGHLALIRQARSDQEVDRVVVSIFVNPLQFGPREDYREYPRDLERDRRLVEEAGADLLFAPSVEEMYPSGFATYVEVTGQLTSVLCGRSRPGHFRGVATVVAKLFNLVCPDCAYFGLKDAQQVAVIKRMVEDLNFPVKIKVHPTVREADGLALSSRNTYLSPEERKAATVLFRALKEAEEAVKAGEREARVLQEKLSRTIQAEPLARLDYAEIVSWPDLEPATVLLPGMTYLLAVAAYFGRARLIDNLLVEVQG; this comes from the coding sequence ATGAAGGTGGTAAAGCGACTTTCGGACCTGCGCTCCTGGGTGGCGGCTACCAAGGCCCGGGGGGAAAAAATAGGTTTCGTTCCTACCATGGGCTTCCTGCATGAAGGGCATCTGGCCCTTATCCGCCAGGCGCGGTCCGACCAGGAAGTGGATAGAGTGGTAGTGAGCATCTTCGTCAATCCTTTACAGTTCGGCCCCCGGGAGGATTACCGTGAATATCCCCGGGACCTGGAGCGGGACCGGAGGCTGGTAGAAGAAGCCGGCGCCGACCTTCTCTTCGCGCCCTCAGTGGAGGAAATGTACCCTTCGGGTTTTGCTACCTACGTGGAGGTTACCGGGCAGCTAACCTCGGTGCTCTGTGGCAGGTCGCGCCCCGGGCACTTCCGGGGGGTAGCCACGGTGGTGGCCAAGCTTTTCAACCTCGTATGCCCCGACTGCGCTTACTTCGGCCTTAAAGATGCCCAGCAGGTGGCGGTCATAAAGCGGATGGTGGAGGATCTCAACTTCCCGGTGAAGATAAAGGTGCATCCGACGGTGCGCGAGGCGGACGGACTGGCCCTGAGCTCCCGCAACACCTACCTCAGCCCAGAAGAGAGAAAAGCGGCCACGGTGCTCTTTAGGGCCCTTAAGGAGGCCGAAGAGGCGGTGAAGGCGGGAGAAAGAGAGGCCCGTGTCTTGCAAGAGAAGCTGAGCCGCACCATCCAGGCGGAGCCTCTGGCCCGGCTCGATTATGCGGAGATTGTGAGCTGGCCCGACCTTGAGCCGGCGACCGTCCTTTTGCCGGGGATGACCTACCTCCTGGCGGTGGCCGCCTACTTCGGCCGGGCCCGCCTCATCGACAACCTCCTGGTGGAGGTGCAGGGGTAA
- the panB gene encoding 3-methyl-2-oxobutanoate hydroxymethyltransferase: MNKVTTADFRRWKMEKRPITMLTAYDYSLARLVDEAGIDAILVGDSVGNVVLGYPNTLPVTMEEMLHHTRAVVRGVKRALVIGDMPFLSYQVSKEEAIRNAGRFLKEAGAEAVKLEGGEEIAPTVEALVKSGIPVMGHIGLTPQYVHQLGGYRVQGKEAAAARKLIRDAQALAEAGVFALVLECVPQEVAQEITASLPVPTIGIGAGPHCDGQVLVTHDLLGLYGGFTPKFVKRYANLVEEIKKALAAFREEVQNRVFPGPEHSFSMAPEEYRAFKEGKE, translated from the coding sequence GTGAACAAGGTAACCACGGCCGATTTTAGGCGCTGGAAAATGGAGAAGCGCCCCATCACCATGCTCACCGCCTACGACTACTCCTTGGCCCGCCTGGTAGACGAAGCGGGCATCGACGCCATCCTGGTAGGAGACTCGGTGGGTAACGTGGTGCTAGGGTACCCCAACACCCTGCCAGTGACCATGGAGGAGATGTTGCACCATACCAGGGCAGTGGTGCGGGGGGTAAAACGGGCCCTGGTAATTGGGGATATGCCCTTCCTCTCTTACCAGGTGAGTAAAGAAGAGGCCATAAGGAACGCCGGGCGCTTTCTAAAAGAGGCGGGGGCGGAAGCGGTGAAGCTGGAGGGGGGAGAAGAGATTGCTCCTACGGTGGAAGCTTTAGTTAAAAGTGGCATCCCGGTGATGGGGCACATAGGGCTTACTCCCCAGTACGTCCACCAGCTGGGTGGGTACCGGGTACAGGGGAAGGAAGCGGCGGCAGCCCGTAAGCTTATCCGCGATGCCCAGGCGCTAGCGGAGGCAGGGGTCTTCGCCCTGGTGCTGGAGTGCGTGCCCCAGGAGGTGGCCCAGGAAATCACCGCTTCTTTACCCGTGCCCACTATAGGGATAGGGGCAGGTCCCCATTGCGATGGGCAGGTGCTGGTCACCCACGATCTTCTGGGGCTGTATGGAGGCTTTACCCCCAAGTTCGTCAAGCGCTATGCCAACCTGGTGGAGGAGATAAAGAAGGCCCTGGCTGCCTTCCGGGAGGAGGTGCAGAACCGGGTCTTTCCCGGGCCAGAGCACTCTTTCTCCATGGCGCCAGAAGAGTACCGGGCCTTCAAGGAGGGGAAAGAATGA
- a CDS encoding Rossmann-like and DUF2520 domain-containing protein produces the protein MQRPAVAIVGAGRVGTALAVGLKAQGYEIVAVASRSLSSARYLAGRVGAAVLDPVEAAKRGELVFLTTPDDAIAEVAAVIAREGGFRTGQWVAHASGSLPAEVLRPAAEVGAIIFSLHPLQSFADRETAAELLAGSFFVFEGDERAEELARTLVADLRGSFWLLRSADKPLYHAAACAASNYLVSLLHFMKRLAVRAGLPEEQIMPAFLPLIQGTLRNVLALGTVGALTGPVARGDQETIRRHKSALNPEEWEIYRVLGLYTLKIARDRGLAEEKVQALEEIFEGGKNA, from the coding sequence TTGCAGCGACCCGCAGTAGCCATCGTAGGAGCCGGGCGGGTGGGCACGGCTCTGGCGGTGGGTCTCAAAGCGCAGGGGTACGAAATAGTAGCGGTGGCCAGCCGTAGCCTTTCTTCGGCCCGTTATCTGGCTGGGCGGGTAGGCGCGGCGGTGCTGGATCCGGTAGAAGCGGCTAAAAGAGGAGAACTAGTTTTTCTCACTACGCCGGACGATGCCATTGCCGAAGTGGCTGCGGTGATAGCGCGGGAAGGAGGGTTTCGCACTGGGCAGTGGGTGGCCCACGCCAGCGGTTCCCTACCGGCGGAGGTACTCCGGCCGGCCGCCGAGGTGGGGGCCATCATCTTTTCTCTTCATCCCCTGCAATCCTTTGCCGACCGGGAGACGGCGGCAGAGCTCTTGGCCGGAAGCTTTTTCGTGTTCGAGGGAGATGAGCGTGCCGAGGAGCTTGCCCGGACCCTGGTGGCCGATCTCAGGGGTTCCTTCTGGCTCCTTCGCTCGGCCGACAAACCCCTTTATCACGCCGCCGCCTGTGCGGCCTCTAACTACCTGGTAAGTCTTTTGCACTTCATGAAAAGGCTGGCCGTGCGGGCTGGCCTGCCCGAGGAGCAGATAATGCCCGCTTTCCTTCCCCTCATCCAGGGGACCCTGCGGAACGTTCTGGCGCTGGGTACCGTAGGGGCTCTTACCGGGCCGGTGGCACGGGGGGACCAGGAGACCATAAGGCGCCACAAGTCGGCTCTTAATCCTGAGGAGTGGGAGATCTACCGCGTTCTGGGTCTTTATACCCTGAAGATAGCGCGGGATAGGGGCTTGGCGGAGGAGAAGGTTCAGGCGCTGGAAGAGATCTTTGAAGGGGGTAAAAACGCGTGA
- a CDS encoding spermidine synthase, protein MEETKQRWGLDPSGKWYWMPDVGGYRVYQVKSVLAARQTPYQKLEIMDIEGWGRCLFLDGDIQSAEVDEFIYHELLVHPGMLAHPAPRRVLICGTGEGKVVREILRYPSVSRVVAVDIDREVVELCQEYLGRTPLDDPRVELVFTDVARFLQDYRGEPFDVAIVDVTDDVVGPASTVHNLNFYQLLDQALASPGVVAVQGTSAFSGLRSAGFDHLYRLLCQVFPLVFPYAEYVPSFEDLWGFFVCLKGLPDLGPRGELPPGLKYYDAETHRRVFSLSKLLRNKLGIE, encoded by the coding sequence TTGGAGGAGACCAAGCAGAGGTGGGGGCTTGATCCGTCGGGCAAGTGGTACTGGATGCCGGACGTAGGGGGGTACCGGGTCTACCAGGTCAAGTCCGTCCTGGCGGCCCGGCAGACCCCTTACCAGAAGCTAGAGATAATGGACATAGAGGGATGGGGAAGGTGCCTCTTTCTGGACGGTGATATCCAGTCGGCGGAAGTAGACGAGTTTATCTACCACGAGCTCCTGGTGCACCCGGGGATGCTGGCCCACCCTGCACCCCGGCGGGTGCTGATCTGTGGTACCGGTGAGGGAAAGGTGGTGCGGGAGATCTTGCGCTACCCTTCCGTCAGCCGGGTGGTGGCGGTGGACATAGACCGCGAGGTAGTGGAGCTCTGCCAGGAATACTTGGGACGCACGCCACTTGATGACCCGCGCGTCGAGTTGGTCTTCACCGACGTGGCCCGTTTCCTGCAGGATTACCGGGGGGAGCCTTTTGATGTGGCCATAGTGGACGTTACTGACGACGTAGTGGGTCCAGCCAGCACCGTCCATAACCTGAACTTTTACCAGCTTTTGGACCAAGCTTTGGCCAGCCCCGGGGTGGTGGCGGTGCAGGGGACCTCAGCCTTTTCGGGGCTCAGGAGCGCGGGCTTCGATCACCTTTACCGCCTTCTGTGCCAGGTTTTTCCTCTCGTTTTTCCTTATGCCGAGTACGTCCCTTCCTTTGAGGATCTTTGGGGATTTTTCGTCTGCCTCAAAGGCTTGCCCGATCTTGGTCCCCGGGGGGAGTTGCCGCCTGGTCTTAAGTATTATGACGCGGAGACCCACCGCCGGGTCTTCAGCCTTTCCAAGCTCTTGCGGAACAAGCTGGGTATAGAATAG
- a CDS encoding radical SAM/SPASM domain-containing protein — protein MVDEEDEDNTTARWQTPDSLIWLITSRCNLSCRACYVAKRFASEPELDTTTAERMLEEALDMGVEYVGFTGGEALLRPDIFQLMARSRARGVRTTVVTNGLACTEEVAARLSALGVEVYLSVDGVKAETHEMVRGRGTWEKVQAAAARLRRAGVKFYLVMALGTYNAAEASAFPHLASSWGARAAIYLPVMPAGKARQDMALTSPTLCRVVREVEREAERLRFPVWLWCLPFAGLIVRSPYVYYYSCRACTELDVGPTGEVLLCDVLDVRLGNVREGLARVWAKQAKHPLVRALAEPQLSSPCLDCPVKEECAGGCFARAYLMKGDLLAPDPLCPRVAASQVLERRGKDFGGDQAEVGA, from the coding sequence ATGGTGGACGAGGAGGACGAGGACAACACTACTGCCCGGTGGCAGACTCCCGACAGCCTCATATGGCTCATCACCTCGCGCTGCAACCTTTCCTGCCGCGCCTGTTACGTAGCCAAGCGCTTCGCTTCTGAACCGGAGCTCGACACCACTACCGCCGAAAGAATGCTGGAGGAAGCCCTGGACATGGGAGTGGAGTACGTGGGGTTCACCGGGGGTGAAGCACTTTTACGTCCCGACATCTTCCAGCTCATGGCGCGCTCCCGGGCCCGAGGGGTAAGAACCACGGTGGTGACCAACGGCCTGGCCTGCACCGAGGAAGTAGCTGCGCGGCTTTCCGCCCTGGGCGTAGAGGTGTATCTGAGCGTGGACGGGGTCAAAGCGGAGACGCACGAGATGGTGCGGGGCCGGGGAACCTGGGAAAAGGTGCAGGCGGCGGCGGCCAGGCTCAGACGAGCGGGAGTCAAGTTTTACCTGGTCATGGCCCTGGGCACCTATAACGCGGCGGAGGCATCAGCTTTTCCCCACCTAGCCTCTTCCTGGGGTGCGCGGGCGGCCATCTACCTTCCCGTCATGCCGGCAGGTAAGGCGAGGCAGGATATGGCCCTGACGAGCCCTACCCTTTGCCGGGTGGTGCGGGAAGTGGAAAGAGAAGCGGAAAGGCTTCGTTTCCCGGTGTGGCTGTGGTGTCTGCCTTTCGCGGGTCTTATCGTCCGTTCTCCTTACGTTTACTACTACAGCTGTCGGGCCTGCACTGAGCTCGACGTGGGACCGACGGGAGAAGTTCTCCTTTGCGACGTGCTGGACGTAAGACTGGGCAATGTGAGGGAAGGATTGGCGCGGGTTTGGGCCAAGCAGGCCAAGCATCCCCTGGTGCGTGCTTTGGCAGAACCCCAGCTTTCCTCTCCCTGCCTCGATTGCCCGGTTAAGGAAGAATGCGCCGGCGGCTGCTTCGCGCGGGCCTACCTCATGAAGGGCGACCTTTTAGCGCCCGACCCCTTGTGCCCGCGGGTGGCTGCCTCCCAAGTGCTGGAGAGGAGGGGGAAAGATTTTGGAGGAGACCAAGCAGAGGTGGGGGCTTGA
- a CDS encoding SIR2 family NAD-dependent protein deacylase encodes MDGKEIDRAAELLLKAQKAYAFTGAGVSTESGIPDFRSPGTGLWSNPEALALATGEAFLHDPARFYRFFLPMWQNYRRAQPNPAHRALAELEKMGILRGVVTQNIDGLHRKAGSQVVWEVHGNLENLVCTRCRRAAPFSLAEEAWAKDDLPPRCGCGGILRPNVVLFGEPMTPDFHRAAIFLRQGCDLLLVVGSSLTVYPAASLVDYARQLIIVNREPTPADDRAAVVLRGQAGIILPKIVEAVKAHQRLGC; translated from the coding sequence ATGGATGGGAAAGAGATTGACCGTGCGGCCGAACTTTTACTTAAAGCCCAAAAGGCCTATGCTTTCACTGGCGCGGGAGTGAGCACGGAAAGCGGCATCCCCGACTTTCGTTCGCCGGGGACAGGTTTGTGGTCCAACCCGGAGGCCCTTGCCCTGGCCACCGGTGAGGCTTTTCTACACGACCCGGCCCGCTTTTACCGCTTTTTCCTTCCCATGTGGCAGAACTACCGGCGTGCCCAGCCCAACCCGGCGCACCGGGCCCTGGCGGAACTGGAAAAGATGGGGATCCTGCGCGGGGTGGTCACCCAGAACATAGATGGCCTGCACCGGAAGGCGGGCTCGCAGGTGGTCTGGGAAGTGCACGGCAATTTGGAGAACCTTGTCTGTACCCGTTGCCGCCGCGCGGCCCCATTCAGCCTGGCCGAGGAGGCCTGGGCTAAAGACGACCTCCCTCCCCGCTGCGGGTGCGGGGGAATATTGCGGCCGAACGTTGTCCTTTTTGGCGAGCCCATGACCCCCGATTTCCACCGGGCGGCGATTTTCCTTCGCCAGGGTTGCGACCTCTTGCTGGTGGTGGGCTCCAGCCTCACGGTTTACCCGGCGGCAAGTCTGGTGGACTACGCCCGACAGTTGATCATCGTCAACCGCGAGCCCACTCCTGCCGACGACCGGGCAGCGGTGGTGCTCCGCGGCCAGGCAGGGATTATCCTTCCCAAGATAGTGGAGGCAGTGAAGGCGCACCAGCGGCTCGGTTGCTGA
- the folK gene encoding 2-amino-4-hydroxy-6-hydroxymethyldihydropteridine diphosphokinase, translating to MKDKIYLEGLLFPGRHGVLPEEQTYSQNFRLDVELCLDLRPAGKKDELHLTVNYQEAYRVVEEVVGQRSFLLLEALAEAVAERLLSFFPLVRRVKVRVEKPGAPLPGYFERVGVEIARYRKVKPAKALVGLGSNLGDRLQNLKAALSALGRTPGIKLEKVAPLYRSAPWGKTDQPDFFNTVALISTFLSPFGLLASLLEIEKELGRRRENEERWGPRPIDLDLLLYEDLAVETEELVLPHPRLTERAFVVVPLADLMPELKLPNGKGAREWADKLEQEQEIERVEGYGWERD from the coding sequence TTGAAAGATAAAATTTACCTTGAGGGGTTGCTCTTTCCGGGACGGCACGGGGTTCTGCCGGAAGAGCAGACATACAGCCAGAACTTTCGCCTGGACGTCGAGCTTTGTCTCGATCTCCGGCCTGCCGGGAAAAAGGACGAACTTCATTTGACGGTCAACTACCAAGAAGCCTACCGGGTGGTGGAGGAGGTGGTGGGCCAGCGCTCTTTCCTCTTGCTGGAGGCGCTGGCCGAGGCGGTAGCGGAAAGGCTTCTCTCCTTTTTCCCGCTGGTGCGGCGGGTGAAGGTGCGGGTGGAAAAGCCGGGAGCCCCCCTGCCCGGCTATTTTGAGCGCGTGGGAGTGGAAATCGCCAGATACCGGAAGGTGAAGCCCGCTAAGGCTTTAGTGGGACTGGGGAGCAACTTAGGGGATAGGCTCCAGAACTTAAAGGCGGCGCTTTCGGCTTTAGGTAGGACTCCGGGGATAAAGCTGGAGAAAGTGGCTCCCCTTTACCGCTCTGCCCCCTGGGGAAAGACGGATCAGCCCGATTTCTTTAACACCGTGGCCCTCATTTCCACCTTTCTTTCTCCTTTCGGCCTCCTGGCAAGTCTGCTGGAAATAGAGAAGGAGTTGGGGCGTAGGCGGGAAAACGAGGAAAGGTGGGGTCCCCGCCCTATCGATCTCGACCTTCTTCTTTACGAGGATCTCGCGGTGGAAACAGAGGAGCTGGTTCTCCCCCATCCTCGCCTCACCGAGCGGGCTTTTGTGGTAGTTCCCCTGGCCGATCTTATGCCGGAGCTCAAGTTGCCGAACGGTAAAGGAGCGCGTGAGTGGGCGGATAAACTTGAGCAGGAACAAGAAATAGAAAGGGTGGAGGGGTATGGATGGGAAAGAGATTGA
- the folP gene encoding dihydropteroate synthase yields the protein MRVISIPDLATALEEIRKIGADEPGQKIMAPKAVFRAVKVRDLTPVQANILKQEMLARGGEAVVARGTVTYTVERTDVLLLGTLKQFRQLIAKLKQQPFGLPRLAEKLAQVLESAEGFHPFRLNCRGRELRLGERTLIMGILNVTPDSFSDGGKYNTVEAARARALEMVEEGADIIDLGGESTRPGHTPVEAEEELRRVIPVLEAILPEVPVPISIDTSKAVVAEEALRRGAHLINDQRALADPNMAAVVARYEAPVVLMHNPSTPQYRDLMGDIIDHLAERVEYAVASGIPREHIILDPGIGFGKTPEQNLEVVRRLDELKSLGLPILVGPSRKSFIGYVLNLPVEERLEGTAAAVAVSIVKGADIVRVHDVKQMVRVVRMTDALVRGRSLER from the coding sequence GTGCGGGTGATAAGTATTCCTGACCTGGCCACGGCTCTGGAAGAGATAAGGAAGATCGGGGCTGACGAGCCCGGGCAGAAGATCATGGCCCCTAAAGCGGTCTTTCGGGCGGTAAAAGTGAGGGATCTTACGCCGGTACAGGCCAACATCCTCAAGCAGGAGATGCTGGCCCGGGGAGGAGAAGCGGTGGTGGCGCGGGGAACTGTAACCTATACCGTAGAGCGTACCGATGTCCTCCTCCTGGGCACCCTCAAGCAGTTCCGGCAGTTAATTGCCAAGCTTAAGCAGCAGCCCTTTGGCCTGCCCCGGCTGGCGGAAAAGCTGGCCCAGGTCCTAGAAAGTGCTGAGGGGTTCCATCCTTTCCGGCTCAATTGCCGGGGTCGGGAACTCCGGTTGGGGGAAAGGACGCTCATTATGGGGATCTTAAACGTCACCCCAGACTCCTTCTCCGACGGAGGAAAGTACAACACGGTAGAAGCGGCGCGGGCCCGGGCTTTGGAAATGGTGGAAGAGGGAGCAGATATCATCGATCTGGGTGGGGAGTCCACCCGGCCGGGGCACACACCGGTGGAGGCCGAAGAGGAATTGCGGCGGGTTATTCCGGTGCTGGAAGCTATTCTGCCGGAGGTCCCCGTCCCCATCTCCATCGATACCTCCAAAGCAGTGGTGGCTGAGGAAGCCCTGCGGCGTGGAGCGCACCTCATCAACGACCAGCGGGCGCTAGCCGATCCCAATATGGCGGCAGTGGTAGCGCGCTACGAGGCCCCGGTGGTGCTCATGCACAACCCTTCAACTCCCCAGTACCGCGACCTCATGGGGGACATAATAGATCACCTGGCCGAGCGAGTGGAGTACGCTGTGGCCTCCGGCATCCCGCGCGAGCATATCATCCTCGACCCGGGCATAGGTTTCGGCAAGACCCCGGAGCAGAACCTGGAAGTGGTGCGGCGGCTTGATGAACTGAAGTCCCTGGGGTTGCCCATACTCGTCGGCCCCTCGCGCAAGTCCTTTATAGGGTACGTTCTTAACCTGCCGGTGGAGGAGAGGCTGGAAGGAACGGCGGCGGCGGTGGCGGTGAGCATCGTCAAAGGAGCCGATATCGTCCGGGTGCACGACGTCAAGCAGATGGTGCGGGTGGTGCGCATGACCGACGCTCTGGTTAGGGGGAGAAGCCTTGAAAGATAA
- a CDS encoding (Fe-S)-binding protein, whose translation MALELSKVADPTFRDEIAQKIVPQETRLDFNYCLSCGTCDAGCEFKGLVEGMEPRRFMRKIALGLREEVLNDPFVWLCNMCGRCTMECPMGINMPNVIRCIRGKFGLKASGTLQETTETHIRTGNQMGVSLEDFVETVEWMEEELRDELGDDSVKFPVDVKGAEIFLLLHPREIGVYPEALKTMYRIFSAAGVSWTISTKSFDVTNFGLFDGRDDMAAKIMQFTVDAFKELGCKRLVCTECGHGYWALVFGSKYWVPFEYPILHMVEFLAEIIKDGRIKVDKSKNPERVTLHDPCNIVRKAGVVEPQRYVLSQVAEDFVEMWPNREYNICCGGGGGALALDQKRVRMQKALLKKQQIERTGAQILVAPCHNCFDQFTDMKREYKMSIQIKYLMDLVDNALVR comes from the coding sequence ATGGCACTGGAGTTAAGTAAAGTAGCCGACCCTACCTTCCGTGACGAGATAGCGCAGAAGATAGTGCCCCAGGAGACGCGGCTCGACTTCAACTATTGTCTCTCCTGCGGCACTTGCGATGCCGGTTGCGAGTTCAAGGGACTGGTTGAGGGCATGGAGCCGCGGCGCTTTATGCGCAAGATCGCTTTAGGCTTGAGGGAAGAGGTGTTAAACGATCCTTTCGTCTGGCTCTGCAATATGTGCGGGCGCTGCACCATGGAGTGCCCCATGGGGATTAACATGCCCAACGTGATCCGCTGCATCCGGGGTAAGTTCGGACTCAAAGCTTCCGGCACTCTACAGGAGACCACCGAGACTCACATCCGCACCGGCAACCAGATGGGGGTATCACTGGAAGACTTCGTGGAGACCGTCGAGTGGATGGAGGAGGAGCTGCGCGACGAACTGGGCGACGACTCGGTCAAGTTCCCGGTGGACGTCAAGGGTGCGGAAATCTTCCTCCTTCTGCACCCGCGTGAGATCGGTGTTTATCCCGAAGCGCTTAAGACCATGTACCGGATCTTCTCGGCGGCGGGGGTTAGCTGGACCATCTCCACCAAGTCCTTCGATGTCACCAACTTCGGCTTGTTCGACGGCCGTGACGACATGGCTGCCAAGATCATGCAGTTCACCGTAGATGCCTTCAAGGAGCTGGGCTGCAAACGCCTGGTCTGCACCGAGTGCGGCCACGGGTACTGGGCTCTGGTCTTTGGCTCCAAGTACTGGGTGCCCTTCGAGTATCCCATCCTGCACATGGTGGAGTTCTTGGCGGAGATCATCAAGGACGGCCGGATCAAGGTAGACAAGAGCAAGAACCCAGAGCGCGTCACCCTGCACGATCCCTGCAACATCGTGCGCAAGGCTGGCGTGGTGGAGCCGCAGCGCTACGTCCTGAGCCAGGTGGCGGAGGACTTCGTAGAGATGTGGCCCAACCGGGAGTACAACATCTGCTGCGGCGGTGGGGGTGGCGCCCTGGCGCTTGACCAGAAGCGGGTGCGCATGCAGAAGGCCCTCTTGAAGAAGCAGCAGATCGAGCGCACCGGCGCCCAGATCCTGGTGGCGCCCTGCCACAACTGCTTCGACCAGTTCACCGACATGAAGCGAGAGTATAAGATGTCCATCCAGATCAAGTACCTCATGGATCTGGTGGACAACGCCCTGGTGCGCTAG